One stretch of Anolis carolinensis isolate JA03-04 chromosome 3, rAnoCar3.1.pri, whole genome shotgun sequence DNA includes these proteins:
- the cfap298 gene encoding cilia- and flagella-associated protein 298 isoform X2, translated as MVLLHIKHGDEDQFLLKETCSTSIENLTQEVTKIYNGRLKVQRVCAEMESLAEHGIFLPPNMQGLTDEQIEELKLKDEWAGKCIPSGGSVFKKDEIGRRNGHAPNEKMKQVLKATVEEAKALISKKQIQANVCVTIDMVKDALDQLRGAVMIVYPMGLPPYDPIRMEFEDKEDLAGTHASLEVIEESEAQLWWAGKELKKTNQLSDYVGKNEKTKIIVKIQKKGQGAPAREPVISGEDQKQMILFYHKRQEELKMTSTSRTLDLGLELDSALLFVLKLRFGVIPNSVAV; from the exons ATGGTTCTACTCCATATTAAGCATGGCGATGAAGACCAATTTCTGCTGAAGGAAACATGCAGTACTTCCATCGAGAATTTAACACAAGAAGTAACTAAGATCTACAATGGAAGGCTCAAGGTTCAGCGTGTTTGTGCAG AGATGGAATCTCTCGCAGAACATGGTATTTTCTTGCCCCCTAATATGCAAGGGCTGACAGATGAACAAATTGAAGAGCTGAAACTAAAGGATGAATGGGCAGGAAAATGTATACCTAGTGGTGGAAgcgtttttaaaaaagatgaaatTGGACGGAGAAATGGCcatg CTCCAAATGAAAAAATGAAACAGGTTTTAAAAGCAACAGTAGAAGAAGCTAAAGCACTAATATCTAAG AAACAAATTCAAGCCAATGTGtgtgttactattgacatggtaAAAGATGCACTGGACCAGCTTCGAGGAGCTGTTATGATTGTTTACCCCATGGGCCTCCCTCCATATGACCCAATTAGGATGGAGTTTGAAGATAAAGAAGATCTAGCAGGAACTCAT GCTTCACTTGAGGTGATTGAGGAATCAGAGGCGCAACTATGGTGGGCAGGAAAGGAGCTGAAGAAAACAAACCAGCTTTCTGATTATGTGGGCAAAAATGAAAAAACCAAAATTATtgttaaaatacaaaaa AAAGGACAAGGAGCTCCAGCCCGTGAGCCTGTCATCAGCGGTGAAGACCAGAAACAGATGATCCTCTTTTATCACAAAAGACAAGAGGAGCTCAAG atgacttcaacctctcggaccttggaccttggactggaacttgactcggctttgctcttcgttcTCAAACTGCGGTTTGGTGTCATTCCCAATTCTGTGGCTGTCTGA
- the cfap298 gene encoding cilia- and flagella-associated protein 298 isoform X3 produces MVLLHIKHGDEDQFLLKETCSTSIENLTQEVTKIYNGRLKVQRVCAAPNEKMKQVLKATVEEAKALISKKQIQANVCVTIDMVKDALDQLRGAVMIVYPMGLPPYDPIRMEFEDKEDLAGTHASLEVIEESEAQLWWAGKELKKTNQLSDYVGKNEKTKIIVKIQKKGQGAPAREPVISGEDQKQMILFYHKRQEELKKLEENDDDACLDSEWADSHALKRQFHGVKDIKWRPR; encoded by the exons ATGGTTCTACTCCATATTAAGCATGGCGATGAAGACCAATTTCTGCTGAAGGAAACATGCAGTACTTCCATCGAGAATTTAACACAAGAAGTAACTAAGATCTACAATGGAAGGCTCAAGGTTCAGCGTGTTTGTGCAG CTCCAAATGAAAAAATGAAACAGGTTTTAAAAGCAACAGTAGAAGAAGCTAAAGCACTAATATCTAAG AAACAAATTCAAGCCAATGTGtgtgttactattgacatggtaAAAGATGCACTGGACCAGCTTCGAGGAGCTGTTATGATTGTTTACCCCATGGGCCTCCCTCCATATGACCCAATTAGGATGGAGTTTGAAGATAAAGAAGATCTAGCAGGAACTCAT GCTTCACTTGAGGTGATTGAGGAATCAGAGGCGCAACTATGGTGGGCAGGAAAGGAGCTGAAGAAAACAAACCAGCTTTCTGATTATGTGGGCAAAAATGAAAAAACCAAAATTATtgttaaaatacaaaaa AAAGGACAAGGAGCTCCAGCCCGTGAGCCTGTCATCAGCGGTGAAGACCAGAAACAGATGATCCTCTTTTATCACAAAAGACAAGAGGAGCTCAAG AAATTagaagaaaatgatgatgatgcgTGTTTAGATTCTGAATGGGCCGATAGTCATGCCTTGAAAAGACAATTTCATGGTGTAAAGGACATTAAGTGGCGACCAAGATGA
- the cfap298 gene encoding cilia- and flagella-associated protein 298 isoform X1 encodes MVLLHIKHGDEDQFLLKETCSTSIENLTQEVTKIYNGRLKVQRVCAEMESLAEHGIFLPPNMQGLTDEQIEELKLKDEWAGKCIPSGGSVFKKDEIGRRNGHAPNEKMKQVLKATVEEAKALISKKQIQANVCVTIDMVKDALDQLRGAVMIVYPMGLPPYDPIRMEFEDKEDLAGTHASLEVIEESEAQLWWAGKELKKTNQLSDYVGKNEKTKIIVKIQKKGQGAPAREPVISGEDQKQMILFYHKRQEELKKLEENDDDACLDSEWADSHALKRQFHGVKDIKWRPR; translated from the exons ATGGTTCTACTCCATATTAAGCATGGCGATGAAGACCAATTTCTGCTGAAGGAAACATGCAGTACTTCCATCGAGAATTTAACACAAGAAGTAACTAAGATCTACAATGGAAGGCTCAAGGTTCAGCGTGTTTGTGCAG AGATGGAATCTCTCGCAGAACATGGTATTTTCTTGCCCCCTAATATGCAAGGGCTGACAGATGAACAAATTGAAGAGCTGAAACTAAAGGATGAATGGGCAGGAAAATGTATACCTAGTGGTGGAAgcgtttttaaaaaagatgaaatTGGACGGAGAAATGGCcatg CTCCAAATGAAAAAATGAAACAGGTTTTAAAAGCAACAGTAGAAGAAGCTAAAGCACTAATATCTAAG AAACAAATTCAAGCCAATGTGtgtgttactattgacatggtaAAAGATGCACTGGACCAGCTTCGAGGAGCTGTTATGATTGTTTACCCCATGGGCCTCCCTCCATATGACCCAATTAGGATGGAGTTTGAAGATAAAGAAGATCTAGCAGGAACTCAT GCTTCACTTGAGGTGATTGAGGAATCAGAGGCGCAACTATGGTGGGCAGGAAAGGAGCTGAAGAAAACAAACCAGCTTTCTGATTATGTGGGCAAAAATGAAAAAACCAAAATTATtgttaaaatacaaaaa AAAGGACAAGGAGCTCCAGCCCGTGAGCCTGTCATCAGCGGTGAAGACCAGAAACAGATGATCCTCTTTTATCACAAAAGACAAGAGGAGCTCAAG AAATTagaagaaaatgatgatgatgcgTGTTTAGATTCTGAATGGGCCGATAGTCATGCCTTGAAAAGACAATTTCATGGTGTAAAGGACATTAAGTGGCGACCAAGATGA